From the Parasteatoda tepidariorum isolate YZ-2023 unplaced genomic scaffold, CAS_Ptep_4.0 HiC_scaffold_1260, whole genome shotgun sequence genome, the window CGACTACAACTTCACGTGATCGAGTGATAGCGTTGCTTGTTTACCCATCgtcatagaatttttattaaacatacttttcacaaactttttttaattattgtcaaaataagtaaaattattatatttagctttttaataatttatggttgcGAAATTCAGAACCATACACGGGTGTTTTCTTCTGCGTTAAAGGCAAAATCTGCTAAACACGGCTCacttttaagcaataatttttcaaattattgttgcGAAGTGAGCttgttatttagatctaaaaagAACAGATATTCATGattgaaatttccttaatttacaaaatcaattattgttaaatttttgaatggagaaaaaaaattcatgctactttttttggatttcatattttagtacaaatttaattccgattatctaacatattttcttattaacaattagactgttttttataattacaaaatacaaaattgtaatatttgtttgtaataaGAGTGCTTGTAATAAGCATAAATTGAAATCATATCTACCCTTTTCTTATCGCGTAGTTTGCATGAAAATCAATCCTTCTCAGAGTTTGGAAAATTCAGTTGTAGTTTTGTTTCATATAGAGGGGAGGAGGCACCTACGaacgttataaattttatctttataataattaatattaattggaTATGAACATGTAGTTCATTTAAAACAGTAAGCTCCAACTTCTGAGCTCTGGACTAGtccctgttttaaaattaaatgtttccagATCACCATaagatcataaaaatatttcaattttattttctgcggTTTAATTCTCTCGGGTTTGTGCGACTTTCTATAGACAAGGGGTTAACAGTGAGTCAAGTGACATCACCTAAAGTCACACCAATACAGCGAATGtaactgtattttgttttgagagaatctttaaatacaattactttaaaattattaaatcaaaactatctaaaatataaacaatcaacatCCGCCCCTCCCTCAGAGGGATACTATTAAGTGTTGACCTGTCAGCGGCGATAAAAACGGTTGGAATGCATTGATTTAAAGCAATAAGCCGCCATTTTATTGAATGTTGCAGTCTAAGCAATGTAAGCTCACTGTCTTTATGATCTGaatctaaaagtttttaaatgtttttaaatgtgttttaaagctgttatttagaaaatatttaataatttgttcaagAGATGGAGCACTTTGTAGTCGAATTCAAATCATAAGGTATCactaatcagattttttttaaaagaaatattatccTTATTTCTGCAGAAAATGTTGAATTTAGTTTGATGAGTCATAGAAATGTATGGATATTTTTAAGACACTGTACAAATTAGgcaacatgaattttaaaaataaaatatatggatttttcaaaatttttttccaaaggaaattttttaaagctttctaTATTTCTCCTAttaatgcagaaaatttttagGTGTTGAAAAATGTATAGATATTCTTAATACACTGCTTAATTTACAATACATTCATTTTAAGTtcgaagaaaaattctaaaaatcattcaaaatggcatttttttttattcaaaacaatttggaaaacttttaataaaaaaaaataaaaattaataaaatcgataaatatgaaataaaaatattaagtttaaaataaaataaaaaattaaaaactattcatgatttttgtaagattatgtgtttatttttaatttagtcatttctgttttaataaattatataaagtaaaaaattatgatgcatTTATATAATGCTATACACAGCCGGCctggtggccgagcggttagcgtgcctgactgcgaagtcataggctgcgggttcgaatcccgctcagggcatggatgtttctctctctctttgtgctgtcctctgttgtgtgtgtgtatgatgtgtgaatgtggcccaccctataaactccgtgactttggttcacaggtgcccactgggtagcGCGAAaagagcaacaattctggcatagtgtaggcaaagattcaaattcagtgcctgccattggagaaaaaaaaataataaaaaaaaataatgctatacAAAATCTCTGAGttccaaaacttaaaaaatttacttatgttAATTTCCGTTAATAGACATTtagaccaatttttttttaaaaaaaaaaatggtagaattATTGCATTCATAAAGATTTTTACTACCTGGAAGCAGGagttgcataattaaaatatttaagataataaaaattctctaatattttaccatttttttgaaaatttaagggaaataaaagatttttgccATAAAGGTCGCTTATTAaaggttaattaaaattcgttttatacTATAAGCTAGTATATCGAAATACAagtggaataaatatttttattcactacGTAACACGGACAATTTCAATATacatatgaaagaaatattttttgtacgtTACAAAATATGAACACCGGAAGTAATTCAGAAAATTGTTTGAGTGTTTCTACTgaaatacacacaaaaaaaagaagcaaaactacttatttttaaaaataactttttggttTATTGCGTAAtcttttcatacttttatatGATATATTCTGTTAATCGTCTATATTGTGTAAATTTCGTTGCGTTATTGGATTAACTCCAGCCAGCCATCACATTTTCCGCCTTTAAAATCTCTGTCCAGAGCTTTCAGAAACAGATTATGTATTGGCCATATAAACACAACACATCGACGACTTTTACTAAATGAACCAGTGCCTATTTGCTCTAGCTACAGAGAACCACTAACTagttaagtgaaaattaaattaaccagTGTTCTAATTTTCCCCATTAACTCAgtgttctaatttaaaaattaagagacgacaatattttaataacgattttatttttgtatatatatatacctaacTTGGTGGCTTTCCGCATCTAAACCTTATTAAGTATCTTAACAACGCTAAGTacttcttaaaaactaaaatcataattttttaatataaaactagaGTTGGCGAGGCTTGATTTTTTGGCTTTTGCAACAGAAAGTTGCATCTAACCTAGACTACCACAAATATATTAGTATAAATGTAGGTAAATATGACGGAGTATTCTCTTACCATCCTGCCATCTGCAAGTTTTAGATCCATACAAGCAAGGACATGATCGAGAAAAGCAGGTTTGATTTTGTACACGTAGGGTACATTTGGATGCACTTGGGATGCACTAGGGGATGCACTCATTACACGTAGGGAAGACCCGGCTATTAGACTCGAAggtcaaatatttcaaaaaagtaccAGAGGAATTAGGCTAAAAAATCCCATAGTTGGCATCCAAAATTTGACCGAAGTGAAAACAAACGTTGTTTCCtgtcattttcaaatttaagatagATTGGGAAGTgtgccattatttttaatctgagtTCCTcagttatttctaaaaaaacattgctGTGTTGTGCGTTAGTACTGAGagcataaaactttttaaataagcgattttttctgttttgttttgcgTAATAAATTTAAGCCATATTTTCTTCAGCTGGACCAAACATCCTTGGGAATGCCTGATCGGACATACTTAGTGAATGGTCTGAGCGACTCTGGAACCAAagcttattataatttgatgGTCAAAGCTGCTAAAAAATTGGGAGCTAATGAAGAAACAGTTGAGAAAGAATTATTGGAGGCTTTGAATTTTGAGATAACTTTAGcaaatgtaagtaattttagttactttcattaattttattttatattaagttcaagcatttacttctttttatgattttacaataacattttttaaaaaaggttctCTTAAGTTCGAATAATcttcaatagtttttgtttaaatcaaattaactaggcatataaaaaagtataattaacttaaaaaagatatattttaccttaatataCGTTTACTTTCAAAAGTTTCACCCAAAATCCCCGTTCTCTTATGAATTTTGTGTTATGatcaaataaatacatattattaacaagtgtcttattttattctaaaaatgcaaataaatattttcctccgataaatttcataaaattttgattgttggTAAGCATTCCTAAATAATATTCTTCTGGAATTActtattcatcaaaatttatgtaacttagatgtaatttacattaatgcgtttctttttataattaacctCTCAAACTGGTTAAATGTTTCGATTCAGATANTATTAGACTCGAAggtcaaatatttcaaagaagtaCCAGAGGAATTAGGCTAAAAAATCCCATAGTTGGCATTCAAAATTTGACCGAAGTGAGATCAAACTTTGTTTCCtgtcattttcaaatttaagatagATTGAGAAATgtgccattatttttaatctgatttcctcagttatttctaaaaaaacattgctGTGTTGTGCGTTAGTACTGAGagcatgcaattttttaaataagcgatttttttccgttttgttttgtgtaataaatttaagcCATATTTTCTACAGCTGGATCAAACATCCTTGGGAATGCCAGATCGGACATACTTAGTAAATGGTCTGAGCGACTCCGGCAccaaagcttattttaatttgatggtCAAAGCTGCTAAAAAATTAGGAGCTAATGAAGAAACAGTTGAGAAAGAATTATTGGAAGCTTTGAATTTTGAGATAACTTTAGcaaatgtaagtaattttagttactttaattttattttatattaagttcaaacatttacttctttttatgattttacaaaaacatttttttaaaaaaggttcttTTAAGTTCGATTAATCTTCAAtcgtttttgtttaaatcaaattaactagccatataaaatagtataattaacttaaaccaaatatattttaccttaatataCGTTTACTTTCAAAAGTTTCACCCAAAATCCCCGTGCTCTTATGAATTTTGTGTTATGatcaaataaatacatattattaacaagtgtcttattttattctaaaaatgcaaataaatattttcctccgataaatttcataaaattttgattgttggTAAGCATTCCTAAATAATATTCTTCTGGAATTActtattcatcaaaatttatgtaacttagatgtaatttacattaatgcgtttctttttataattaacctCTCAAACTGGTTAAATGTTTCGATTCAGATAGTTTCAAATATTGAGATTTTCAATTCAACtaagcaatttataaattattaaatttttaattcaattaagcaagctttaaatgataaaatttttaaattagttggaacatttttaaaatttaaaatttaaaattcaatttagtttcaCAAATTTCCGAGTCAATACAACCtaccgtatattttaaatataagccgagaatttttataaaatttttgaaagctaaAGTATTGGGGTCTCCTTAAAATCAGATCCATGAACTTAGAAAAGTTTTAGGTGGGGGCATtggcaaataaaaatacttctccTTCTGTCGAGCATTAGCAATAATCAGTGAATATCGCGAAAggtatatacttaaaataatgttgaaaatggattgtaaaaaaattaaaattgaaaaagaaacacatAGAAAGGACAATTTGAAAGGAATGCTATTATTTTCTAGTTACGAATTCGAATTACGAATTCTTTTACCTATTGTGCAACCGTTACTACAAGAGAGGAGGTTTTTAATTTCCAAGAGTAGCATGCTTTTCTTTAACAAGTTAGCTTATATACGAGTTTAGAATTTTTGGtgaatttccaaataaaatgtttgctcTTCGGCTTGAACACGAATGTACTTATATTCTGAAATATAcggtaaacaaaaatttgagaacatttttccttcatttctgaaataactgaaaatttagcaaaatagaatttgaagctagcattttttaaactctcTACGCTTACGATAAAATTGATTAGATTGCCTTTACacttataataaattgaatggGTAAGACATCAGTTATTCCCACTCTATTAGAAGCATTATAAGAAGTGTTAAAgcatattaaactaaaatggcgttcaaattttctgaaaaataatacaaagttGGTGCCATGGTATCGTGCATATTAATCCTTGCTAAACTTCGTTATACGATATTTTGGTTCAACTTCAACGGAAACACGGTTCAATTTAACGTCTTATGagtagcaaaaatttttatggtattATGATTTAACACTGGAAATTTAGACTTTCTAATGTGGCCAAGTTCAGTTATCACCTTACGTGTAGTTATTATGGCATAACGTTGAATCAATTTTGAAGGTGTAGCTATGCAAATGCGACCAGGTTCAATTTAGCACTTTAAGCGTAGCATTATGGTTCAaagttgaatcaatttttgaGAGTGCAGACATGCATTTGCGACCGCGGGCTTGATCCTTAAGAGCAGCAAGTGTTTCGatctttacatttaattaaaggataattaaaatgcttctttttaacaattttgtataaaaattaaatttgttgttcatcttcttttttaattatacaaaaaaattatgtttttagtatTCCTTGCCAAGAGAGGAAAGAAGAGATTATGATAGTATGTACCACAAATATACTATTTCTCAATTACGAGAACTGGTTCCACAGgtaaaattgattcattttgttctcaaatttatttaaaacactgaATACATTTTCATCTATTATAATAgttcataattttaacataaataataatgtaatcatGTATATTTATATCCTTCTAATTTAGAAGACAAGTACACAAAAAGTAAcagtttattaaacattatgttAACGGTTGAAATTATAGTAGGCAggctgaatattttaaattagattttttatataactttgtAGAGGCGACACGGACATTATAGATGACGTTTTTGAgtttcaaaaatctaattttaaatattcaatctgaaagcataattaaaaccgttatttcttttttaaatatttgtctgaACTGAGTTGCCAGAAACCACGCTTAAGCCgatgacaaaaataataagtactGTAGCAGCTCAAGCGTTCTATCATTGTCTTATTTAGAGCTCAAAAGAGCCTTGTATtgtgtattgaaaaaaaaacagttagaCATGACACAGTGTACGTGCCgtttttttaatacatgaaGAACATTGTGGTCAtagaagaaagaagaaaaaaaattatattttcgtaCATCCAGTCATGACTCCGAATTAAATTTTACCCTGATTTAAGATTTcgtttgcataattttaaaagatgcttatttcGAGGCCATGGGCTCCAAATATGGGCATATGTTCACATAATGAACGCTATCCATTCTTACAGTAGtacgatattttaaactttttcctttCTCCCTTGCGAGAATCGACctattttcaaactttcatcagctaaaataaaaaaaaagtaattaaaatgcttaGGGGAGTCCGTATTTGGTgtttaatcctttttaaaaagttactaaaGTAAATTCATAATTTGCTAAATGTCAACTTTCCCTGGTGAATGGTCCACATTCAtgcatttctgaaaatttatcatTGGCATCATACACTATTTTGTTCCTGCTCTGAAAAAAAGTCTATTTACAGAAGCTAATCATAACTAAAATAGttcattagaaaaattcttacaaaataatgcCAATCGTGTAATTTAATTGATGTTTTCGAAGAGTGAAATcacgaaaattaatttttttagtcattgGCTGTTGCTATATCAAATTAACACATCAAGCAATTTGGCTCCAGCTCAATTGCTTAACtaccaaattaataattttgttaatatcattaagatattttttgcaaGTGTATTATTTAATGTTCTGTAGATTGATTGGCTCAAATATTTGAATGGACTTCTGAATGATCCTATTACTGAAACTGAAACCTTGGTTGTAATGGTTCCGAACTTTCTGAAGCAATTTGGAGAGCTCATTGCAAAAACAGATAAAAGGTATTATTTCTACTTcataaatataagatatttgtattttttttcactatattgTGATTGTTTTTTCCACAATGTAATGGctacttcaataaaatttctcataatataTTAATCACATTTCGTTGAGAATAAGTGAATTTTCAgcgtgcaaaaaataaaattttaactataatcgATTAAATAGttcctaaaaagtaaaatttttttgaaacgttcttttttaaggaaaaaattatattttcaaaactatttaatgattttgctaAAGATTTCCTTTCATTGTTTAAACTTACttaggtttaaaaaatgtgaattttttatcccttaaacttaaacaatttttgaacattATGAGATTACTGGAATATCTGCAAGCGTGGTGTggatatctcgatcctgattggttgttgaaacgtggcatttgcttacgttagcaactATTCTTTCAATTCTATTTCGAGTTAGCTAAGCCCGTCAAGTATAAATTGTCCTAAGTGAcacattctttatattttatcaaagattctttcacaaagatttatatttcttcactgtgtatttctttcttaacgcaaagacaggcacgaagccatgtgGAACAGAAAGAAACTAGTTATGCAttgaagtatttatttcttaacgcaaagacaggcacgaagccaaGTGGAACAAAAAGAAACTAGTTATGCATTGAAGTATTTCTTTCTTAAcgcaaagacaggcacgaagccatgtgGAACAGAAAGAAACTAGTTATGCAttgaagtatttatttcttaacgcaaagacaggcacgaagacATGTTCTAAACTGCTAGAGTGCAGAACTTGCAAATAACCTTTCATGTATTTCTCATGGAATAAAGCGCCTTATAACTTTAATTACCCGactgaatatgaatttttttcattattaagacgtgtttattttatttaatatttttaatgataagctATAGTAAACCGCCTTCATGTTCGTTTCAATCGTTAAACAGGCAACAATGCTTCAcatcttttcatatttattccaacaaaatattattttaatatttctgataatAGGTTATAGTTACCCCATTtcatattcttttcaaatatttgccaTCCAATAATACTTTAAATCTTCACATGATCGCAATAACAAAgtcttatttcaatatttttagtgacAAGCTGTAAAAACACactttttatgtacttttcaaTCGTTGACCGAACAAATATACTTGAAATTTCACCAGCAATACACTGCactgttgaaattttcattctaaaattacagcAAACAACTGGCAGAAAACTATCCATCCGATTAACAGTAAGGTTTACGCTTAGAAACAATTCCTCACTTCTACGGCTTTGAAACCATTTATAACTGAAACAGTAACCAAAACCgcgaatacaaaattatatagtttagtAACCATTAACATCtaccatggtttcaaaactgtaaaaatgaaatttaactgaacCTTGGAGTTAGGTTGCATGAGGATATTTGTTAGGTAATGGACATAGGAGTCAGGTTTTAGTTTAGTTGTGTTTTGCCAAGAAAACCGTGGAATGTGCCCTTATTAGTTTATCtggtggtgccatctatcgtgAGAGACAGAAAATACTAGACATTTTGTGTTAATCAGCTCTGTGCTGTTGCTATCTGTGCATGAATGACATTTTCGTATTCCAATAGTCTGGATTCACCTATTATGGAATGTAGAACACTGAAAACTCTTCCTGTGatgaaagaaagaatgaaagaaTTGTTGTTTCAGCTCAGGGATTCGAACAACCAATCAGTCAGTCATAAGACTGACAGATTAAACCTCTGCGTAATAATATGCCGacagctgcaaggaactaagtgtaTTCATAACGTGAGCCTAGTTGGTGCGAATAAATTActagttgtttaaccgtatAAGGGGAAAACAgttaacaaacaattttttctcactgttaACAGATTAAATACCatctttttatggttatttggctCTTTTGTAAGAATAtgattaaatagtaattaaataaattgtttataccAGTTTTTCAGAGAATTTTCGAACTGTGTGACAAAATGctgttttactatatttaacGGTTGGTTATGCTTAGCCTGTTCttttatattgttgttgtaaaactaataacaataaaagaaaaaaactattaacatGACTCATACATAAAGTGTGTCTACCTGTCTAATCAggattacaaaaacaaaataatgatttagtatttttaaaaataagtttcattaaacACACTTAACacaataattttcacatttctttCCAATTATTGTCCAAGCAAcaagattttgatattttgattctTCTCAGTATGAcgttggaaaatattatttatatatattagttaGAGAGATTGTTTAATAACATTGGcgtttcttgaatatttttaaattgttgattgCGTAAGCATGCAGCGAGTCACATCAAGCTTTCattaatgaagtattttttttttcatctagaATCGTTGCAAACTATATGATGTGGAGAGTTGTTGCAGATTCCGCAGGAATGTTGTCGAAAGATTGGAAAGCTCTGGTGCAAGAATACGTTTTAGCAATCACAGGGGAACGCGAAGAAAAACCCCGGTGGGAACAATGCGTGAACTCCTTAAGTGAAAATCTTGAAATAGCTTTAAGTTCATATTACATAAAGCATTATTTCAAAGGCGACAGCAAACAAAAGGtacgaaaataaagaaatgtttatgttaaaataagtttcatttgcAGTTGTAATCTTAagtgtattatattttagttataatttatgttaagggaaaattttatatacagaaTTCAAAGGacttatgataattatttttcttcattgcaAACTTAGGAATAAGAAAATGTATCTTAAgagtattttttacatttaaaactaaataaacttatttattgcatttcaaaatttatatgagtaataaataattctaataaaacaaGTATCAATCTTGATTCTAGCattcattttgcttaaataattttcataaatttttcatataatgtaAATGATTTAGTGGCAAATACGTATCCTTGTTTTGGAACAGTTAATCGCTTActtattcaaaagttttaacaacaagcactaaaagtaaattattttaatgaactcTGACTATTTAATACAGAGCCTACTTATAACTAAAGTTGATAAAGTGGAATATCTATGaatttacatttgtttataTGTTTCTGGGTGGcacagttggtttgtcgtcagccttctgagcccaagtctgcgggttcgatccccggcccagacaccggattttcggactgcagaaaatcctcagcggccatgtcgtatgattatgcggcatgtaaaagatccctggagtgccttattggcatttccggcaaaattaaatttctagtgcactttagcatttAAATGGAGtcttggtgctgccatctagtgtgacagaaactagacgtccaaattaacatgaccaacggtatctcacccattgtggtggtcctgaaagagtggatactacgcactaggtctgctcatcggcaagaccgattgtgcagctcattggaaataaaaagaaataaaaaaaaacatttgtttatattGCCGTCGCTGTATAAAATCTCTGTCATTCTATAGAAACCCTGATCATTATagagaatgtttaaaattggCATTTGCAATTCCTGTAATGAATGAAACAGAACTTATGGCCTTTGTAGTACCCCGATgactaaattctaaaataattcaatccACGATAAATCTAAGCCATCTGTTTGGCCATAATTGTATTGatttataatgaaacaaaagaatttaaatcccataaataaaaaaggaagtttagaagcgaaattaaaagtaaaaagttttacacTTTTGAGGCGTATAGTCCttgctaaaataaaacacaaattaatttttaaaaataatttatacagaaagaaaattatttttgtgaatttataaTTTGGTTCAAATTTGTCCCTGGAAAATTGCTGATATAGTTGATGAAACAAGGCTTCATtcggtattaaaaattttatttcaggctTCGGAGATGGTGAAATATATTAGCAATGCATTTTTAGAGATTCTCAAACAAATTGATTGGATGGATGAAGAAACCAGGAGACAAGCTATAGAGAAGGTAtgtaattttctaaacttttgaaattaataccATTAAATTTCCTCTCTTAACTATCTACCCTTACATagctgcactgtaaaaaatttaggatCAAATTCCGGTGAAATGAACTGGTAACTAGGGTGCTGGTATTGTTTCTCCGTAAAAacttacggaacaaaaaatttgatataccataatttttatagtaatatttatagaaaaatctctgcagtggaaaaatatttaatggagaTATATGgccatttttatagaaaactaattttttttgtcttactttttttactataacttgctaaatatttttgttaaaatagtcaataaaatttttaaaaaatttggtgaaatttaaaattaatatttaaattatagcttgagaaaaatttgtttaaaacagcGCAAGGTATGAGTAACTAAAGTAGCTCGTTTATACTACGCATGAGagggaaaaattcaaattttcttttcattttgtagTGAAATGTATTtggtaactaattaaaaatatccgatttgaataacttaaaaacttaaaatgtttcaagcaattttcttactttttaaaagaaatctcaaATAATTAGGGGCAttccacaaaattattttgcaccATTAaacaagattaattaaaaattacaccgGCATTGTTGGGGATGATCTCCCACAAGAGTATTTTTACTttgtcttgcttttttttttctcatgcaaTTATGTTTCGGTGTTTGTT encodes:
- the LOC122272844 gene encoding neprilysin-2-like, which codes for MPDRTYLVNGLSDSGTKAYYNLMVKAAKKLGANEETVEKELLEALNFEITLANYSLPREERRDYDSMYHKYTISQLRELVPQIDWLKYLNGLLNDPITETETLVVMVPNFLKQFGELIAKTDKRIVANYMMWRVVADSAGMLSKDWKALVQEYVLAITGEREEKPRWEQCVNSLSENLEIALSSYYIKHYFKGDSKQKASEMVKYISNAFLEILKQIDWMDEETRRQAIEK